In Gemmata obscuriglobus, a single genomic region encodes these proteins:
- a CDS encoding type II secretion system protein GspK, producing the protein MKLHTRSAERDARPGYVIFAVLVVVVVLSLVAYRFADAMSGEYRAGARAGEDAQAKSAALSGLHYAAAVLSDRETLSSELGGNPFDNPDIFERFEITAGGDGPARKTAYFDIRCVATTASGTREQRFGVIDEGGKLNINSLIALDPTGEVLYNALLKIPNMTPEIADAIVDWVDADDTKRASGAESAEYGSRSNPYKAKNGPLNSLDELLLVQGITPDLLYGGDRNRNGVYDDGDDSQDGGWADYLTVYGRELNVASDGQVRTYLNGDNLTTLQQQLGPQLGDELTAYVLASKLFTVTAASTSTRVTLSGTNATSGATVRLNATVQTGGNTGSTSQRAKRAATLDELQAAVSTKMANTFTGGNRVKSLLDLVDTSITLPRAADAKDEDPDVVAYSPLSDATKRATLLATLMDRTTTKQAVELVPRINVNTAPREVLMAIPGMTDADADAIITARASVLPGDPAYQSAAWVITSAGITPAMFKAYEKYITGSTMVYRVQSIGYFLEGGPVARMEAVVDTNQGAPRFLFVRDLTDLDSPRGFDPAKVTKP; encoded by the coding sequence ATGAAACTGCACACACGAAGTGCGGAACGCGATGCGCGTCCCGGGTACGTCATTTTTGCCGTCCTCGTGGTGGTGGTGGTGCTGTCCCTCGTCGCGTACCGGTTCGCCGACGCGATGAGCGGGGAGTACCGGGCCGGCGCCCGAGCCGGCGAAGACGCCCAGGCGAAGTCGGCGGCGCTGTCCGGGTTGCACTACGCCGCCGCGGTCCTTTCGGACCGTGAGACGCTCAGTAGTGAGTTGGGCGGGAACCCGTTCGACAATCCCGACATTTTCGAGCGCTTCGAAATAACGGCCGGGGGCGACGGCCCCGCACGCAAGACGGCGTACTTCGACATCCGGTGCGTGGCCACGACCGCCAGCGGCACCCGCGAGCAGCGGTTCGGGGTCATTGATGAGGGCGGGAAGCTCAACATCAACAGCCTGATCGCGCTCGACCCTACCGGCGAGGTGCTCTACAACGCGCTGCTGAAGATCCCCAACATGACGCCCGAGATCGCCGACGCCATCGTCGACTGGGTGGACGCCGACGACACGAAACGCGCCAGCGGGGCCGAATCCGCCGAGTACGGTTCCCGCTCGAACCCGTACAAGGCGAAGAACGGGCCGCTGAACTCGCTCGACGAACTGCTGCTGGTTCAGGGGATCACCCCGGACCTGCTGTACGGCGGGGACCGGAACCGCAACGGCGTGTACGACGACGGGGACGACAGCCAGGACGGCGGGTGGGCCGATTACCTCACCGTATACGGGCGCGAGCTGAACGTCGCGTCCGACGGGCAGGTGCGGACGTACCTCAACGGCGACAACCTCACGACGCTCCAGCAGCAACTGGGGCCGCAGTTGGGGGACGAACTGACCGCTTACGTGCTCGCGTCGAAGCTGTTCACCGTGACCGCGGCCAGCACGAGTACACGCGTGACACTCAGCGGCACGAACGCGACCTCGGGCGCAACGGTTCGCCTGAACGCGACCGTTCAGACGGGCGGGAATACGGGGAGTACGTCCCAGCGGGCCAAGCGGGCCGCGACGCTCGACGAGTTGCAGGCCGCGGTGTCGACGAAGATGGCGAACACGTTTACCGGCGGGAACCGGGTGAAATCGCTGCTGGACCTCGTGGACACCAGCATCACCCTGCCCCGGGCCGCGGACGCGAAGGACGAAGACCCGGACGTGGTCGCGTACTCGCCGCTGAGCGACGCCACCAAACGCGCGACCCTGCTCGCGACCCTGATGGACCGCACCACCACCAAGCAGGCGGTCGAGTTGGTGCCGCGGATCAACGTGAACACGGCGCCGCGCGAGGTGCTGATGGCGATCCCCGGCATGACCGACGCCGACGCGGACGCGATCATCACGGCGCGAGCGAGCGTGCTGCCGGGCGACCCGGCGTACCAGTCGGCCGCCTGGGTAATCACGTCCGCCGGGATCACGCCCGCGATGTTCAAGGCGTACGAGAAGTACATCACCGGCAGCACGATGGTCTACCGGGTGCAGTCGATCGGGTACTTCCTGGAGGGCGGCCCGGTGGCCCGGATGGAGGCGGTGGTCGATACGAACCAGGGGGCCCCGCGGTTCCTGTTCGTTCGCGACCTCACGGACCTCGACAGCCCGCGCGGGTTCGATCCCGCGAAAGTGACGAAGCCATGA
- the pilM gene encoding type IV pilus biogenesis protein PilM, whose amino-acid sequence MSNFIAIDLEAGGVYAVSGGTRGGAKVLHALAWTNTDEEPPPPLSAETAKSFGEALRAKLKDAGIAPAPVLVSVGRDRVILKELRHPPVPPADEPAVIRFQAVKEMSESPDDVVLDYVPIGDTSAGAGERRAMAVMLRKDVLNAITAMTTAAGLKLAGATPRPYAVAAGLGRAFALGAAPAPEQKTDTVAALTLGPGGGEFTVVRGGEMVLTLAIPAPVMVSEAMLVAQLRRNLTVYAGQHPGHPITAVYLAEVGPGWAGRLETALGVPVHDYDPLAGAVPKVPEHLRGRFAGAVGLLAAKAHAADLPINFASPRQPRTTGDPGKRRLLFAALAAVLLVGGSLAVGVLLRDWAVGGVEALAAERDELKGRIEKGAAGAKQADAIDAWTKRRVVYLDELHDLADRMPGDDSIRVTEIKSTPGQITKDGKQPVQANVELRVAAVAGPPVHDLVSAFENDNPRPEAGKVVNKYYIGTNPTGGGALTSSGSSKHTQGFTVKTQVNYREPNKYDRAPKFTPPKRSWGLPASQ is encoded by the coding sequence GTGTCCAACTTCATCGCGATCGATCTGGAAGCGGGCGGCGTGTACGCCGTATCTGGGGGCACCCGCGGCGGCGCGAAAGTGCTCCACGCGCTCGCCTGGACCAACACGGACGAGGAACCGCCGCCGCCGCTGTCGGCCGAAACCGCGAAGTCGTTCGGCGAGGCCCTCCGCGCGAAGCTCAAGGACGCCGGTATCGCGCCCGCGCCGGTGCTCGTATCGGTCGGCCGCGACCGGGTCATCCTCAAGGAACTCCGGCACCCGCCGGTGCCGCCGGCAGACGAGCCCGCGGTCATCCGGTTCCAGGCCGTCAAGGAGATGTCCGAGTCCCCGGACGACGTGGTCCTCGACTACGTGCCGATTGGGGATACGAGCGCCGGGGCGGGCGAGCGGCGCGCGATGGCCGTGATGCTCCGCAAGGACGTGCTCAACGCGATTACGGCGATGACCACCGCCGCGGGGCTGAAGTTGGCCGGCGCCACCCCGCGCCCGTATGCCGTCGCGGCGGGGCTGGGCCGGGCGTTCGCGCTCGGCGCAGCGCCCGCGCCGGAGCAGAAAACGGACACGGTTGCGGCGCTCACGCTCGGCCCGGGCGGGGGCGAGTTCACGGTGGTCCGCGGCGGCGAGATGGTGCTGACGCTCGCGATCCCGGCGCCGGTGATGGTCAGCGAGGCAATGCTGGTGGCGCAACTGCGGCGCAACCTCACCGTCTACGCGGGCCAGCACCCCGGGCACCCGATCACGGCCGTGTACCTCGCCGAGGTCGGCCCGGGCTGGGCCGGGCGGCTCGAGACCGCGCTGGGCGTGCCGGTTCACGACTACGATCCGCTCGCCGGGGCGGTGCCGAAGGTTCCGGAGCACCTCCGCGGGCGGTTCGCCGGCGCCGTCGGGCTGCTCGCGGCCAAGGCCCACGCCGCCGACCTGCCGATCAACTTCGCCTCGCCCCGCCAGCCGCGGACCACCGGCGACCCCGGGAAGCGCCGGCTCCTGTTCGCCGCGCTCGCGGCCGTCCTGCTGGTGGGCGGGAGCCTCGCCGTCGGGGTGCTGCTCCGGGACTGGGCCGTCGGCGGGGTGGAGGCACTCGCCGCCGAGCGGGACGAGCTGAAAGGGCGGATCGAGAAGGGGGCCGCCGGCGCGAAGCAGGCCGACGCGATCGACGCGTGGACCAAGCGCCGGGTCGTGTACCTGGACGAGCTGCACGACCTCGCGGACCGGATGCCCGGCGACGACAGCATCCGGGTCACCGAAATCAAGTCCACCCCGGGCCAGATCACGAAGGACGGCAAGCAGCCCGTTCAAGCGAACGTGGAGCTGCGGGTCGCCGCGGTCGCCGGGCCGCCGGTCCACGACCTGGTGTCCGCGTTCGAGAACGACAACCCGCGCCCGGAGGCGGGCAAGGTGGTCAACAAGTACTACATCGGCACCAACCCCACCGGCGGCGGCGCTCTGACCAGCTCCGGTTCGAGCAAGCACACGCAAGGGTTCACGGTGAAGACCCAGGTGAACTACCGCGAGCCGAACAAGTACGACCGTGCGCCGAAGTTCACCCCGCCGAAACGGAGCTGGGGGCTGCCCGCGTCCCAGTGA
- a CDS encoding HEAT repeat domain-containing protein — protein MYRALTIASAAVAALLPTGCANMWDAVTSRQFREAPYKTVRNVVVPEDPVTVLRGGPDRTGDDRAKAMHRLKEPARNGGSQEDQDQMMEILTRAATSDPSPVLRFAAIEALGRFEDERAMKVLISAYQTADGLTDAERAAPKPAAERSAVVPAGASAGRLPTRTGLEIGPLKGPAGYAPDTVAALRCRCLESLGRTHKPEAARFLAVVVGAGGADASAPGGDDPEVRQAAVRGLSECRQPEAVAALAEVLKQQAGKDVVLARQSHAGLMKLTGKRLPPDPQQWNEVVQAGVTIAPEPSWFESTIQNAAFWQKK, from the coding sequence TTGTACCGGGCACTGACCATAGCCTCCGCGGCCGTCGCAGCCCTGTTGCCGACCGGTTGCGCCAACATGTGGGACGCGGTCACCAGCCGCCAGTTCCGCGAGGCCCCGTACAAGACGGTCCGCAACGTGGTCGTGCCCGAGGACCCGGTGACGGTGCTCCGCGGCGGCCCGGACCGCACCGGCGACGACCGCGCCAAGGCGATGCACCGGCTCAAGGAGCCGGCCCGCAACGGCGGCTCGCAGGAAGACCAGGACCAGATGATGGAGATCCTCACCCGGGCCGCGACAAGCGACCCCAGCCCGGTGCTGCGGTTCGCGGCCATTGAGGCGCTCGGGCGGTTCGAGGACGAGCGCGCGATGAAGGTGCTCATCAGCGCGTACCAAACGGCCGACGGGCTGACCGACGCGGAGCGGGCGGCGCCGAAGCCGGCGGCGGAGCGCTCCGCGGTGGTGCCGGCCGGGGCCAGCGCCGGCCGGCTGCCGACCCGCACGGGGTTGGAGATCGGCCCGCTGAAGGGGCCGGCCGGGTACGCGCCCGACACCGTCGCGGCCCTGCGGTGCCGGTGCCTGGAGTCGCTCGGGCGGACTCACAAGCCCGAAGCGGCCCGGTTCCTGGCGGTGGTCGTGGGCGCGGGCGGGGCGGACGCGTCGGCCCCCGGCGGCGACGACCCCGAGGTGCGCCAGGCGGCGGTGCGCGGGCTGAGCGAGTGCCGCCAGCCCGAAGCCGTGGCGGCGCTGGCGGAGGTGCTCAAGCAGCAGGCCGGCAAGGACGTGGTGCTCGCCCGGCAGTCGCACGCGGGGCTCATGAAGCTGACGGGCAAGCGGCTCCCGCCGGACCCGCAGCAGTGGAACGAGGTCGTTCAGGCCGGCGTCACGATCGCCCCCGAGCCGAGTTGGTTCGAGAGCACCATCCAGAACGCGGCCTTTTGGCAGAAGAAGTGA
- a CDS encoding RNA polymerase sigma factor, translating to MSQSVLTGAVNRARRAARADATDGELVARFAGTGDPDAFAQLVRRHGPTVLAVCRRVTGHRHDAEDAFQATFLVLARRASELDSPDTVGGWLFGVAVNTARAARRRSARRAARESLTGSPPDRARPEQEPDFDTRAAVAAAVAELPERYRALVVACDLRGESQPAVARQLGVPVGTVYSRLSAARRLLAERLRRRGVEPTALAVGLGAVAPDAVSLPPVSEYPSASVTELTEGIMSQGSALKWKLAACVLLVGVTLGLGADRPGPAPAVAPAPRPADESRLVLGFAGHVRLLKADGTEVARVTEADAGAGVELRHTAATKLSSTSGLSAILAQPLGPCGRAAPDGRLPLNTRKGLYLLSPGAPPVVAPVKAAKGDEALFAAGGVPYITAWSPDGKKAVGFRFTQPLIGPQGYEHVRIDLGAGRTTALNVPKYHRVVDWAPDGTWFLTIRDEHSINFNLEYSTRGVLCKVSADGKTSEVLCPSKEAAEPLMSVVCAALSPDGKRVAYQYGTTHPVKDGKETVHMPGVRVAVLDLARNTHTVVASEPGSADVANDPFGVRWSPDGARVGFLYSHRQFGELLSVGWRVGVVRADGRGAKTVFASDRAEPNAALALTLFDWR from the coding sequence ATGTCGCAGAGCGTACTGACCGGGGCGGTCAACCGGGCGCGGCGGGCGGCCCGGGCGGACGCGACCGACGGCGAACTGGTCGCCCGGTTCGCGGGCACCGGGGACCCGGACGCGTTCGCCCAGTTGGTGCGGCGGCACGGGCCGACGGTACTGGCGGTGTGCCGGCGGGTGACGGGTCACCGGCACGACGCCGAGGACGCGTTCCAGGCCACGTTTCTAGTGCTGGCCCGGCGGGCCAGTGAACTGGACTCGCCGGACACGGTGGGCGGGTGGCTGTTCGGGGTGGCGGTGAACACCGCGCGGGCGGCCCGACGGCGGTCGGCCCGGCGGGCCGCGCGGGAGTCGCTGACGGGTTCCCCGCCCGACCGCGCGCGGCCCGAGCAGGAGCCGGACTTCGACACCCGCGCGGCGGTGGCCGCGGCGGTGGCCGAGTTGCCCGAGCGGTACCGCGCCCTGGTGGTCGCGTGCGACCTGCGGGGCGAGTCCCAGCCGGCGGTGGCGCGTCAGCTCGGTGTGCCGGTCGGGACCGTGTACAGCCGGCTCTCGGCTGCCCGCCGGTTGCTCGCCGAGCGGCTCCGGCGCCGGGGCGTGGAGCCCACGGCTCTGGCCGTGGGGCTCGGTGCGGTGGCGCCCGACGCGGTCTCGCTGCCGCCGGTTTCCGAGTACCCATCCGCAAGCGTCACGGAACTGACGGAGGGGATCATGTCGCAAGGATCTGCGCTGAAATGGAAGCTGGCCGCGTGTGTGCTGCTGGTCGGGGTGACGCTGGGCCTGGGCGCGGATCGGCCCGGGCCGGCCCCGGCGGTCGCGCCGGCCCCGCGTCCGGCGGACGAGTCGCGGCTGGTGCTGGGGTTCGCCGGGCACGTGCGGTTGCTGAAGGCGGACGGCACCGAGGTGGCGCGGGTGACGGAGGCGGACGCCGGGGCAGGGGTTGAGTTGAGGCATACGGCTGCAACCAAGCTCTCTTCGACAAGCGGGCTAAGTGCGATCCTGGCGCAACCGTTGGGCCCGTGCGGGCGGGCCGCGCCGGACGGCCGGCTCCCACTCAATACCCGCAAGGGGCTGTACCTGCTCAGCCCGGGGGCGCCTCCGGTGGTCGCTCCGGTGAAGGCAGCGAAGGGGGACGAGGCGCTGTTCGCGGCGGGCGGGGTGCCGTACATCACGGCATGGTCGCCGGACGGGAAGAAGGCGGTCGGATTCCGGTTCACACAACCTCTGATCGGCCCCCAGGGCTACGAGCACGTGCGGATCGACTTGGGCGCGGGGAGAACAACCGCCCTGAACGTGCCAAAGTATCACCGGGTTGTGGACTGGGCTCCCGACGGCACGTGGTTCCTGACGATCCGAGACGAACATTCGATTAATTTTAACCTTGAGTACAGCACCCGCGGGGTGTTGTGCAAAGTCTCTGCGGACGGCAAGACGAGTGAGGTGCTGTGTCCGTCCAAGGAGGCCGCCGAACCATTGATGTCGGTGGTGTGCGCCGCGCTGTCACCGGACGGGAAGCGGGTCGCGTACCAGTACGGAACCACGCACCCGGTCAAAGATGGAAAGGAAACGGTTCACATGCCGGGGGTTCGGGTGGCCGTTCTCGACCTCGCGCGGAACACGCACACGGTTGTCGCGTCCGAACCCGGTAGCGCGGATGTCGCCAACGACCCGTTCGGAGTGCGCTGGTCGCCCGACGGGGCGCGCGTCGGGTTCCTGTACTCCCACCGTCAGTTCGGAGAATTGTTGAGTGTCGGTTGGCGGGTCGGTGTGGTGAGGGCAGACGGCCGGGGGGCAAAAACGGTCTTCGCTTCGGACCGAGCCGAACCGAACGCGGCGCTCGCATTGACGCTGTTCGACTGGCGGTAA
- a CDS encoding RNA methyltransferase, translating into MTDLLTRCRVVLVRPHYAGNLGATARVMRNFGLSDLVLVAPYASTGDLDARRMATHGLAVLDAARVVPDLGDALSDCVFSLATSSLTAGVFRSGTIGTAAEQMPELLAAAEAGPVAVVFGPEPHGLSNEEIGRCHGLVNVPSDPASGSLNLAQAVAICCYEFRKAWSKRLNDARGKPEIPERAVAPFADQDRMFEHLRHALTEVGYLFGEKGDSLMHAIRQLVGRAMPTPQEVKILHGLARQLLWASRQMKRDGDTDAPEADRRDKSDG; encoded by the coding sequence ATGACCGACCTTCTGACCCGGTGCCGCGTGGTTCTGGTGCGCCCGCACTACGCGGGCAACCTCGGTGCCACCGCGCGCGTGATGCGCAACTTCGGACTGTCCGACCTCGTGCTGGTCGCGCCCTACGCGTCCACCGGCGACCTCGACGCCCGCCGGATGGCGACGCACGGGCTCGCGGTGCTCGACGCGGCCCGCGTGGTGCCCGATCTCGGCGACGCGCTCTCCGACTGCGTGTTCTCCCTCGCCACGTCCTCGCTCACGGCCGGCGTGTTCCGCTCCGGAACGATCGGCACCGCGGCCGAGCAGATGCCCGAACTGCTCGCGGCGGCCGAGGCCGGCCCGGTGGCGGTCGTGTTCGGCCCGGAGCCGCACGGGCTGAGCAACGAGGAGATCGGCCGCTGCCACGGGCTGGTGAACGTCCCGTCCGACCCCGCGTCCGGCTCGCTCAACCTCGCACAGGCGGTCGCGATCTGCTGCTACGAGTTCCGAAAGGCGTGGTCGAAGCGGCTCAACGACGCCCGCGGCAAGCCCGAGATCCCCGAGCGCGCGGTGGCCCCGTTCGCCGACCAGGACCGGATGTTCGAGCACCTGCGGCACGCGCTCACCGAAGTGGGCTACCTGTTCGGCGAGAAGGGCGATTCGCTGATGCACGCCATCCGCCAACTCGTCGGCCGGGCAATGCCGACGCCACAAGAAGTGAAGATCCTGCACGGCCTCGCGCGGCAACTGCTGTGGGCCTCGCGCCAGATGAAGCGCGACGGCGACACCGACGCGCCCGAAGCGGACCGACGCGACAAGTCCGACGGGTGA